The Caulifigura coniformis genome includes a region encoding these proteins:
- a CDS encoding sensor domain-containing diguanylate cyclase produces the protein MRRLAVDITTLRRLPTLPAVAVRLLNCFGDPETPLSRVAEIVQFDPAVTAKLLRAASSVGMGVAQPVTDLRRALNILGIKKVTSLALCFSLCEGSMTPGPFSKLYRKVWLRAVVQAQASGDLAAMIAPGRQAEFFSAGLLSEIGPLAILKTRPNEFPEFLAGEEADPTNYASGSELSAAILAHWQMPESFSEAVRNRWRSLEELTHLPVESDLLLSHAAALSAATAEYFCQPQKGMALVRIHELADVLFGLKQDAVQSFVERVQGHVMENCDLLETDISTWGQPSEILAVAMEQLSQLAVTTLESTIEQGLAQQVNQENQRLRRRVEDLLHRSITDVLTRLFNRAHFDDQLPQWIRNARGCQGTVGLLFLDLDRFKSINDTHGHAVGDMVLKQVASAVKRTTRESDFVARYGGEELVILVANPTIGSLQGLGERIRAEVASELVTTATGVVRPTVSVGGSIVDPVHSLEAASELVHSADQAMYLAKRNGRNRVEVWSVLPHGHQESAVAEEMGWPMFSSN, from the coding sequence ATGCGTCGATTGGCCGTCGATATTACGACACTGCGGCGTCTACCGACCTTGCCGGCGGTTGCTGTTCGACTCCTGAACTGCTTTGGCGATCCGGAGACACCGCTTTCCAGGGTCGCCGAGATCGTGCAGTTCGATCCAGCGGTGACGGCGAAGCTGCTTCGCGCCGCGAGTTCGGTCGGAATGGGAGTGGCCCAGCCGGTCACGGATCTCCGGCGCGCGCTGAATATCCTGGGAATCAAGAAAGTCACTTCGCTGGCGCTGTGCTTTTCGCTGTGTGAAGGCTCGATGACGCCCGGCCCGTTCTCGAAGCTGTACCGTAAGGTGTGGCTGCGGGCGGTGGTGCAGGCGCAGGCCTCGGGGGACCTCGCGGCGATGATCGCGCCCGGACGCCAGGCCGAGTTCTTCTCGGCCGGCCTCCTGAGCGAAATCGGTCCGCTCGCGATCCTGAAAACGCGGCCCAACGAATTCCCGGAGTTCCTGGCGGGCGAGGAGGCCGATCCCACGAACTACGCGAGCGGGTCGGAGCTTTCAGCGGCGATCCTGGCTCACTGGCAGATGCCGGAATCGTTCAGCGAAGCGGTCCGGAATCGCTGGAGGTCGCTGGAAGAACTCACCCACCTTCCGGTGGAGTCGGACCTGCTGCTGTCACATGCCGCCGCACTCTCTGCAGCGACGGCCGAATACTTCTGCCAGCCACAGAAGGGAATGGCGCTGGTCCGCATTCATGAACTCGCGGATGTGCTGTTCGGTCTGAAGCAGGATGCGGTGCAGAGCTTCGTCGAACGTGTGCAGGGGCACGTCATGGAGAACTGCGATCTCCTGGAAACAGATATTTCGACCTGGGGACAGCCGAGCGAGATTCTCGCCGTGGCGATGGAGCAGCTGAGCCAGCTGGCGGTGACAACGCTCGAATCGACGATCGAGCAGGGACTCGCCCAACAGGTGAACCAGGAGAACCAGCGTCTGCGCCGCCGGGTCGAGGACCTGCTGCACCGAAGCATTACGGACGTTCTGACGCGGCTCTTCAATCGGGCGCACTTCGACGACCAGCTTCCGCAATGGATCCGCAACGCGCGGGGTTGCCAGGGGACGGTGGGACTCCTGTTTCTCGACCTCGACCGGTTCAAGTCAATCAACGACACGCACGGTCATGCCGTGGGAGACATGGTCCTCAAGCAGGTCGCCTCTGCCGTGAAGCGAACGACTCGCGAGAGCGACTTCGTGGCCCGCTATGGCGGAGAGGAACTGGTCATCCTGGTCGCCAATCCGACGATCGGAAGCCTCCAGGGCCTGGGGGAGCGAATCCGGGCCGAAGTCGCCAGTGAGCTGGTGACGACGGCGACCGGAGTGGTGCGGCCGACGGTCAGCGTCGGGGGATCGATTGTCGATCCGGTCCACAGCCTCGAAGCGGCGTCGGAGCTGGTCCACTCGGCCGACCAGGCGATGTACCTGGCAAAGCGGAACGGCCGGAACCGGGTGGAGGTCTGGTCGGTTCTTCCGCACGGGCATCAGGAGTCGGCCGTTGCGGAGGAGATGGGCTGGCCGATGTTCTCCTCGAACTGA
- a CDS encoding RND family efflux transporter gives MQPSRPTPTSTAAEQVAYDALLVAVDSLGRQATDEQTYYGEVLRLLLREAPFDAVAVWSINDAEAVLKACAPAEAPFPTIPSDELQRAISSRALERLQHDPSANGNSHSRPTRLLAAAAIHGPEAIAVEASLKPGVPTDRPMRLLEAIAELVGHVETRFRYLVARSRVADSSAVEQIACSFHEGQSVQETALLIAAGLQQALGSDRCWVCRTFDGQARIIASNTPGDVARRQLLARKVEEVARTAATTGGERSWSTGESATAELLSLAEEGLARRITVLPLVPPASDSAVGAVVLEQFSAAADPNEVARRRSLVPHASLALQHALAMDRGNWWRRLTGDGPRRGWKLATAVALMMAAALFLALPVPFEVEADGRLLPATVRSIFAPADGVVMTLHVRHGQRVTPDAPLLELRSPDLDLEGERVAGQISEVTAQLASIQVLRAQGRRPAGESSGDLSAQEEQLRAALAGANEQQALIEEQKRRLSIRSPMAGVVDRWDLDEALASRPVVRGQHLCDVLDVAGPWKLDLRIPDKSAGFVFAARESTPELPVRYVLRTDPRAEFTTQLSAVGDRTEVDDAGSLVVRGTAVLPEESGPAKRAGASVIARIDCGRRSRVFVWFHELWDFVSLTLL, from the coding sequence ATGCAGCCCAGTCGCCCAACTCCGACCAGTACCGCCGCCGAGCAGGTCGCTTACGACGCGCTCCTGGTCGCCGTGGACTCGTTGGGCAGACAGGCGACTGACGAACAGACGTACTACGGCGAAGTTCTGCGGCTGTTGCTGCGGGAAGCACCGTTCGACGCCGTGGCGGTCTGGTCGATCAACGACGCAGAGGCTGTCCTGAAAGCGTGCGCTCCTGCGGAGGCGCCGTTCCCAACAATCCCCTCGGACGAGCTCCAGCGTGCGATTTCGAGTCGTGCTCTCGAGCGGCTCCAGCACGATCCGTCTGCCAATGGGAATTCTCATTCCCGGCCGACCCGGCTGCTTGCCGCCGCGGCGATCCACGGCCCGGAGGCCATTGCCGTCGAAGCCTCGCTGAAGCCGGGGGTCCCCACAGACCGCCCGATGCGCCTGCTGGAGGCCATTGCCGAACTCGTCGGACATGTGGAAACGCGATTCCGTTACCTGGTCGCGCGGTCGCGTGTGGCGGATTCGTCGGCCGTTGAGCAGATCGCCTGTTCGTTTCATGAGGGGCAATCGGTCCAGGAGACGGCGCTCCTGATCGCAGCCGGCCTGCAGCAGGCGCTCGGCTCCGATCGCTGCTGGGTCTGTCGGACCTTTGACGGCCAGGCAAGGATCATTGCTTCCAATACCCCGGGAGACGTCGCTCGTCGGCAGTTGCTGGCCCGAAAGGTGGAAGAGGTCGCCCGAACTGCGGCGACGACGGGCGGGGAACGATCCTGGTCGACCGGCGAGAGCGCGACCGCGGAACTCCTGTCGCTGGCTGAAGAAGGGCTGGCCCGCCGGATCACCGTGTTGCCCCTGGTTCCGCCGGCATCGGATTCTGCCGTGGGGGCGGTTGTCCTCGAGCAGTTCTCGGCAGCGGCTGATCCGAATGAAGTCGCCCGCCGCCGGTCGCTCGTGCCGCATGCGTCGCTCGCCCTGCAACATGCGCTGGCGATGGATCGCGGAAACTGGTGGCGGCGTCTGACGGGGGACGGACCGAGGAGAGGATGGAAGCTGGCCACCGCCGTCGCACTCATGATGGCGGCTGCGCTGTTCCTGGCGCTTCCTGTTCCGTTCGAAGTGGAAGCGGATGGCCGGCTGCTTCCGGCGACGGTGCGGTCGATTTTCGCGCCGGCGGATGGAGTAGTCATGACACTCCACGTGCGACATGGCCAGAGGGTGACGCCGGATGCCCCTCTGCTGGAGCTGCGCAGTCCTGATCTCGATCTGGAGGGGGAACGCGTCGCCGGGCAGATCAGCGAGGTCACCGCGCAGCTCGCGTCGATCCAGGTCCTTCGGGCCCAGGGACGCCGTCCGGCGGGGGAGTCGTCGGGCGACCTGTCCGCGCAGGAAGAACAGTTGCGGGCGGCCCTGGCTGGAGCGAACGAGCAGCAAGCCCTGATCGAGGAACAGAAACGTCGACTTTCCATCAGGAGTCCGATGGCGGGCGTTGTTGATCGCTGGGACCTGGACGAAGCCCTGGCGTCTCGTCCCGTCGTTCGAGGGCAGCATCTCTGCGACGTCCTCGACGTAGCCGGTCCGTGGAAACTCGACCTCCGGATTCCGGACAAATCGGCCGGATTTGTGTTCGCTGCCAGGGAGTCGACTCCTGAGCTTCCGGTGCGTTATGTCCTGCGGACCGATCCCCGGGCAGAATTCACGACGCAGCTCTCTGCCGTGGGGGACAGGACGGAAGTAGACGACGCGGGATCACTGGTGGTCCGAGGGACGGCGGTGCTCCCGGAAGAATCGGGTCCGGCGAAGCGGGCAGGGGCCAGCGTGATCGCCCGCATCGATTGCGGCCGCCGAAGCCGGGTATTCGTCTGGTTCCACGAGCTCTGGGATTTCGTGTCGCTGACGCTGCTGTGA
- a CDS encoding TolC family protein: protein MMDRGQDLALVTPRTAPAALAMRAAILLLLILCSLPAGCRNTNPAETVFNDTAEVDAVMARVDNPEAEPIVHEAVIQPVTLKTLKQGDQPDYWDVSLDEVLGIAMTNSQVLRDLGATILRAPGQVQTRYTRLIQQSDPRFGMEAALSAYDAQLFGSAMFQDNYHIANNLLLSGTDSLFSQDKHDYVAQLSKLTATGGQMSLRSLTDYDHNNVVSHLFPTAWQQQMEAELRQPLLQGGGLTFNRIAGPGAIPGVSNGVLIAKVNSDITAVDFERGLRDYVSDVVNAYWDLYFAYRDLDAKRLAVSRSRETWEAYKVQQDEGRESAAAEALAREQYFRFQSELQDAVAGKVGQRTQDQNGSTGGVFRGVNGVQVAERRLRLLVGLPVNDGRTLRPGNDPEIAPVEFHWESMVTESLRRRPEVRAQRLLVKRRELELIAAQNFLAPRLDAVGVARVRGLGHDLAGGGTDSGYGSALDELGTMKYREFAAGLEFSMPLGFRRAHAAVDNAEFLLARERAVLTEQERQILHDLSNTIADVDRAYEQVRTNENRYLAAEEALAGLEANRREGLTINLEQLLDIQRRLTESQSRYYQSRVEYAIALKNVHVEKGSILEYASMGMIDATTPEPVDLPAVPPVAPTPAAAPEASATAPDSPEAGSSDSTP from the coding sequence ATGATGGATCGCGGGCAGGATCTGGCATTGGTGACGCCGCGCACAGCGCCGGCGGCGCTCGCGATGCGCGCCGCGATCCTCCTGCTGCTCATCCTGTGCTCGCTCCCCGCCGGCTGCCGGAATACGAATCCGGCCGAAACCGTCTTCAACGACACCGCGGAAGTCGACGCCGTCATGGCCCGCGTCGACAATCCCGAGGCCGAGCCGATCGTCCATGAAGCCGTGATCCAGCCGGTCACGCTCAAGACGCTCAAACAGGGAGACCAGCCCGATTACTGGGACGTGTCGCTCGACGAAGTCCTGGGCATCGCGATGACGAACTCCCAGGTGCTGCGGGATCTCGGCGCGACGATTCTCCGCGCTCCCGGCCAGGTACAGACCCGCTACACCCGTCTGATCCAGCAGTCCGATCCTCGCTTCGGCATGGAGGCCGCACTGAGCGCCTATGACGCCCAGCTCTTCGGCTCGGCGATGTTCCAGGACAACTACCACATCGCAAACAACCTCCTGCTCAGCGGCACCGATTCGCTCTTCTCGCAGGACAAGCACGACTACGTCGCACAGCTCTCCAAGCTGACGGCGACCGGCGGACAGATGAGCCTCCGGTCGCTCACCGACTACGACCACAACAACGTCGTCAGCCACCTGTTCCCCACAGCCTGGCAGCAGCAGATGGAAGCCGAGCTGCGCCAGCCACTGCTGCAGGGAGGCGGCCTGACGTTCAACCGGATCGCCGGCCCGGGAGCCATCCCCGGCGTCTCCAATGGCGTCCTGATCGCGAAGGTGAACAGCGACATCACCGCGGTCGATTTCGAACGCGGCCTCCGCGACTACGTTAGCGACGTCGTGAATGCCTACTGGGACCTCTACTTCGCTTACCGCGATCTCGATGCCAAACGCCTCGCCGTTTCACGCAGCCGTGAAACCTGGGAAGCCTACAAGGTGCAGCAGGACGAAGGGCGGGAATCGGCCGCGGCCGAGGCCCTCGCCCGCGAGCAATACTTCCGGTTCCAGTCAGAGCTGCAGGACGCCGTCGCCGGCAAAGTCGGACAGCGGACGCAGGACCAGAACGGATCGACTGGCGGCGTGTTCCGCGGCGTGAATGGCGTGCAGGTGGCCGAGCGTCGCCTGCGGCTGCTCGTGGGCCTGCCGGTGAACGACGGGCGCACGCTGCGTCCCGGCAATGATCCCGAAATCGCGCCGGTCGAATTCCACTGGGAATCGATGGTCACGGAATCCCTGCGCCGACGTCCGGAAGTCCGCGCGCAGCGGCTGCTGGTGAAGCGCAGGGAACTGGAGCTGATCGCCGCCCAGAATTTCCTGGCGCCGCGGCTGGATGCCGTGGGTGTCGCCCGCGTCCGGGGACTGGGTCACGACCTGGCGGGGGGCGGAACCGACTCGGGCTACGGCTCGGCCCTGGATGAGCTCGGGACCATGAAATACCGCGAGTTCGCTGCAGGGCTCGAATTCTCGATGCCGCTGGGATTCCGCCGCGCGCACGCGGCGGTCGACAACGCGGAGTTCCTGCTGGCGCGCGAACGGGCCGTGCTGACCGAGCAGGAACGGCAGATCCTCCACGACCTCAGCAACACCATCGCGGATGTCGATCGCGCCTACGAGCAGGTGCGGACGAACGAGAACCGCTACCTGGCGGCCGAAGAAGCGCTGGCGGGACTGGAAGCCAACCGGCGGGAAGGCCTGACGATCAATCTCGAACAGCTCCTGGATATCCAGCGGCGGCTGACGGAATCGCAGTCGCGCTACTACCAGTCGCGCGTCGAATACGCGATCGCACTCAAGAACGTGCACGTCGAGAAGGGGTCGATTCTCGAGTATGCGTCGATGGGAATGATTGACGCGACGACGCCCGAACCGGTTGATCTGCCTGCCGTCCCCCCCGTCGCTCCGACTCCCGCTGCTGCTCCCGAGGCGTCGGCGACCGCTCCTGACAGTCCTGAGGCCGGATCTTCCGATTCAACGCCGTGA
- a CDS encoding Gfo/Idh/MocA family protein, producing the protein MRSMNRRSVLKAGLAAGVSLAVPFSRAYGANDRVRIGVIGLGVRGGEDAKAFTSVSGAEIAAITDPDNERVGDFLKKYPQATPYADLRRMLEDKSIDAVVVTTCNHWHCLASIWAMQAGKDVYVEKPLSHSQWEGAQVVKAARKYDKIVQLGTQQRSDPMQAEIKKYLHEDKALGQIEFIEVVRYGVRQSIGKRKTPLEIPKEINYDLWLGPAQDLPLFREKFHYDWHWDWNTGSGEMGNWGVHVLDDARNNGLLDKPRMPKRVMAGGGRLGWDDAGETPNVHFVYYDTGSIPVLLGLSNLPAAPGDKKSLNFRGATSGYVIHCEGGYFSGQRGKGAAFDKDGKKIREFKGNSGAGHQQNFVDALRKRDRSILNAEIELGNDSSGWCNLANIAYRAGGDFTREKAESMRKDYQPWNDLLDQMQEHVHNYGVALDSKSVKLSSVLELDEKGEKFVGEGAAEGNKYLKREYRKGYEVPEIG; encoded by the coding sequence ATGCGCTCCATGAATCGTCGAAGCGTTCTCAAGGCCGGCCTTGCGGCCGGTGTGTCCCTCGCCGTTCCGTTTTCGCGGGCCTATGGCGCGAATGACCGGGTTCGCATCGGCGTGATCGGGCTGGGCGTCCGCGGCGGTGAGGATGCGAAGGCCTTTACGAGCGTCAGCGGAGCGGAAATTGCGGCGATCACCGATCCGGACAATGAGCGGGTGGGAGACTTCCTCAAGAAGTATCCGCAGGCCACGCCCTACGCCGACCTGCGGAGGATGCTTGAGGACAAGTCGATCGACGCGGTCGTCGTGACGACGTGCAACCACTGGCATTGCCTGGCGTCGATCTGGGCGATGCAGGCGGGGAAGGACGTGTACGTCGAGAAGCCGCTGTCGCACAGCCAATGGGAAGGGGCGCAGGTGGTGAAGGCGGCCCGGAAGTACGACAAGATCGTGCAGCTGGGAACGCAGCAGCGCTCGGACCCGATGCAGGCGGAGATCAAGAAATACCTGCACGAGGACAAGGCGCTCGGCCAGATCGAGTTCATCGAGGTCGTGCGGTATGGCGTGCGTCAGAGCATCGGGAAGCGGAAGACGCCGCTCGAGATCCCCAAGGAAATCAATTACGACCTTTGGCTGGGACCGGCCCAGGACCTTCCGCTGTTCCGTGAGAAGTTCCACTACGACTGGCACTGGGACTGGAACACCGGCTCCGGGGAGATGGGGAACTGGGGCGTTCATGTTCTCGACGACGCCCGCAACAACGGCCTGCTGGACAAGCCGCGGATGCCGAAGCGCGTGATGGCGGGCGGCGGGCGACTCGGATGGGACGATGCGGGCGAAACGCCCAACGTGCACTTCGTCTATTACGACACGGGCTCGATCCCGGTCCTGCTGGGGCTCAGCAACCTGCCGGCGGCGCCGGGGGACAAGAAGTCGCTGAACTTCCGCGGGGCGACGTCAGGTTACGTCATCCACTGCGAGGGGGGCTATTTCTCCGGCCAGCGCGGCAAGGGAGCGGCCTTCGACAAGGACGGGAAGAAGATCAGGGAGTTCAAGGGGAACAGCGGGGCCGGCCACCAGCAGAACTTCGTGGACGCGCTGCGGAAGCGGGACCGGTCGATCCTGAACGCCGAGATCGAACTCGGGAACGATTCGTCGGGGTGGTGCAACCTGGCGAACATCGCGTACCGGGCCGGCGGAGACTTCACGCGCGAGAAGGCGGAGTCGATGCGGAAGGACTACCAGCCCTGGAACGACCTTCTCGACCAGATGCAGGAGCATGTGCACAACTACGGCGTGGCGCTCGATTCGAAGAGCGTGAAGCTGAGCAGCGTGCTCGAGCTGGATGAGAAGGGGGAGAAGTTCGTCGGCGAGGGAGCGGCCGAGGGGAACAAGTACCTGAAGCGGGAATACCGGAAGGGATACGAGGTTCCGGAGATCGGTTGA
- a CDS encoding Gfo/Idh/MocA family protein produces the protein MPVRYAIIGAGAVSDYHHVPGIRIDKRSELVAVCDPNVELLEKRIKDWGVSKITTSYEEIAADPDVDAVVIATPNDTHRPIALACIAGGKHVMCEKPLGLNFEESKEMYRAAEKMKVRHMTAFTYRFAPSMRYLRHLLKNGELGELRHFRSQRFLDWPETSWGWRQYKKTAGGGDLFDMTIHRIDFAMDLMGPLTTICGAVATFCPRDRTVDGKPCPPSEVDDWSALIGRFQNGAVGVWEGSTVMKGYHNDGFGHEWAEVNGTLGSAVYRLQDPNHILLGKQGKSLEKVAVPEEFLKLPGSPRNPHEGVPSTVFRYDLVYELTSAIVDGRPAVPGFDDGARAQAVADAVLASNDERTWKDLDLRM, from the coding sequence ATGCCTGTCCGTTACGCGATCATCGGCGCCGGCGCCGTTTCTGATTACCACCACGTCCCCGGAATCCGGATCGACAAGCGATCGGAGCTGGTGGCTGTCTGCGATCCCAACGTCGAGCTGCTCGAGAAGCGGATCAAGGACTGGGGCGTCTCGAAGATCACGACGAGCTACGAGGAGATCGCGGCCGATCCCGACGTTGATGCGGTCGTGATCGCGACGCCGAACGATACGCACAGGCCGATCGCGCTGGCGTGCATCGCGGGCGGGAAGCACGTGATGTGCGAGAAGCCGCTGGGGCTGAACTTCGAGGAATCGAAGGAGATGTACCGGGCGGCCGAGAAGATGAAGGTGCGTCACATGACGGCCTTCACGTACCGCTTCGCGCCTTCCATGCGGTACCTGCGTCACCTGCTGAAGAACGGCGAGCTTGGCGAGCTGCGTCATTTCCGGTCGCAGCGGTTCCTCGACTGGCCGGAAACGAGCTGGGGCTGGCGTCAGTACAAGAAGACGGCCGGGGGCGGCGACCTGTTCGACATGACGATCCACCGCATCGATTTCGCGATGGACCTGATGGGACCGCTGACGACCATCTGCGGTGCGGTGGCGACGTTCTGCCCGCGGGACCGGACGGTCGACGGCAAGCCGTGCCCTCCGTCGGAAGTGGACGACTGGTCGGCGCTGATCGGCCGATTCCAGAACGGTGCCGTCGGCGTGTGGGAAGGGAGCACCGTGATGAAGGGCTACCACAACGATGGCTTCGGCCACGAGTGGGCCGAAGTGAACGGCACGCTCGGCTCGGCCGTGTACCGGTTGCAGGATCCGAACCACATCCTGCTCGGCAAGCAGGGGAAGTCGCTGGAGAAGGTGGCCGTTCCGGAAGAGTTCCTGAAACTGCCCGGCAGCCCGCGCAATCCGCATGAAGGGGTGCCGAGCACGGTGTTCCGGTATGACCTGGTGTACGAACTGACGTCGGCGATCGTCGATGGGCGGCCGGCCGTTCCGGGATTTGATGACGGGGCGCGGGCGCAGGCGGTTGCGGATGCGGTGCTGGCGTCGAATGACGAGCGGACGTGGAAGGACCTGGACCTGCGGATGTAG
- a CDS encoding Nramp family divalent metal transporter has translation MSQPIPGEVASVHPGESSSRKLQVGSKAIPPWNVAELPEAPGFNFRHFFAMLGPSIIAGGAAIGGGEWLMGPTVTAKYGGALLWLATVSILCQVIYNIEISRYTLYSGEPIMNGKFRTLPGPALWLILYLIVDVGAIIPYLSKNAATPLFVLVFGRIPGEETPGDPQKIMWLSYGVFLLSCTPLIFGGKVYRSLKALMTFKIVVVLGFLLVLAMFYSNAGTWKEIGTGFFRFGTIPTRVAEDKNGNGILDPDELDWDGDGHPDAIEPTLAFIKNVTGPDKNEDGKPDDGGLDVDGDGKPDLFVSVGENLYWPDLDGDGKPDATVTVKGIKNESVTVTLPADPSKGPFFRLTDTNNDGIPEKGYVDLDGDGITDGDGVVNIFQSLLGGHGIPPIDLSMIAFLAAFAAIAGNGGLTNTPISGLTRDQGWGMGSHVGAIPSMVGGVDVKLSHVGSVFEVTPESLPRWRGWVNRVRRDQFIVWMPACFVGIALPSMLSLVFLRRGTPVNDWTTAIMTSQGVYDRVLESSAGLASFCWFMTLFCGFLTLSTAQVGMIDGFVRRWVDLLWSGSKRLQRVDPGQIKYIYFSVLCLYFVVGICTLTLFPKPTVHVKLATNMMNFGLGISCWHTLYVNHSLLPRPLRPGWFITTVLLLAGVFFLVLAVLAFMQTFGYIA, from the coding sequence ATGTCCCAGCCCATCCCGGGTGAGGTTGCTTCCGTCCATCCGGGAGAGTCCTCTTCCCGAAAGCTGCAGGTCGGCTCCAAGGCGATCCCGCCCTGGAACGTAGCCGAACTTCCCGAAGCGCCGGGATTCAATTTCCGGCACTTCTTCGCGATGCTCGGCCCGAGCATCATCGCCGGCGGCGCCGCCATCGGCGGCGGTGAATGGCTGATGGGGCCGACGGTGACGGCCAAGTACGGCGGTGCGCTGCTGTGGCTGGCGACGGTCAGCATCCTGTGCCAGGTGATCTACAACATCGAGATCAGCCGGTACACGCTGTACAGCGGCGAGCCGATCATGAACGGCAAGTTCCGGACCCTTCCGGGGCCGGCGCTGTGGCTGATCCTGTACCTGATCGTCGACGTCGGCGCGATCATCCCGTACCTGTCGAAGAACGCGGCGACGCCGCTGTTCGTGCTGGTGTTCGGGAGGATCCCTGGAGAAGAGACGCCGGGAGACCCACAAAAGATCATGTGGCTGTCGTATGGCGTGTTCCTCTTGAGCTGCACGCCGCTGATCTTCGGCGGGAAGGTGTATCGTTCGCTCAAGGCGCTGATGACGTTCAAGATCGTCGTCGTGCTCGGGTTCCTGCTGGTCCTGGCGATGTTCTATTCCAACGCGGGAACGTGGAAAGAAATCGGGACGGGCTTCTTCAGGTTCGGCACGATTCCGACGCGTGTCGCCGAAGACAAGAACGGCAACGGCATCCTCGATCCGGACGAACTGGACTGGGACGGCGACGGCCATCCCGATGCGATCGAACCGACGCTGGCGTTCATCAAGAACGTGACCGGCCCGGACAAGAACGAGGACGGGAAGCCGGACGACGGCGGGCTGGACGTCGACGGGGACGGGAAACCGGATCTCTTCGTTTCCGTTGGTGAAAACCTGTACTGGCCGGATCTCGACGGGGACGGAAAACCGGACGCCACGGTGACCGTGAAAGGGATCAAGAATGAGAGCGTCACGGTGACGCTTCCCGCTGATCCCTCGAAGGGGCCGTTCTTCCGCCTGACGGATACCAACAACGACGGCATTCCCGAGAAGGGGTACGTCGACCTGGACGGCGACGGAATCACGGACGGCGACGGCGTCGTCAATATTTTCCAGTCGCTCCTGGGAGGCCACGGCATTCCGCCGATCGACCTGAGCATGATCGCGTTTCTGGCGGCGTTTGCGGCGATCGCCGGCAACGGCGGGCTGACGAACACGCCGATCAGCGGCCTGACGCGCGACCAGGGCTGGGGCATGGGCTCCCATGTGGGCGCCATTCCAAGCATGGTGGGGGGCGTGGACGTGAAGCTGTCTCACGTCGGGTCGGTGTTCGAGGTGACTCCCGAATCGCTTCCGCGCTGGCGGGGCTGGGTGAACCGCGTCCGTCGCGACCAGTTCATCGTGTGGATGCCGGCGTGTTTCGTCGGCATCGCGCTGCCGAGCATGCTGTCACTCGTCTTCCTGCGCCGGGGAACACCGGTGAACGACTGGACGACGGCCATCATGACGTCGCAGGGGGTGTATGACCGGGTGCTGGAAAGCAGCGCGGGCCTGGCGAGCTTCTGCTGGTTCATGACGCTGTTCTGCGGCTTCCTGACGCTGTCGACGGCGCAGGTGGGCATGATCGACGGATTCGTCCGCCGTTGGGTGGACCTGCTCTGGAGCGGCAGCAAGCGGCTGCAGCGCGTCGATCCGGGCCAGATCAAGTACATCTACTTCTCGGTGCTGTGCCTGTACTTCGTGGTGGGCATCTGCACGCTGACGCTGTTCCCGAAGCCGACGGTGCATGTGAAGCTGGCGACCAACATGATGAATTTTGGTCTCGGCATCAGCTGCTGGCATACACTGTACGTCAACCACAGCCTGCTGCCCCGACCTCTGCGGCCGGGGTGGTTCATCACGACGGTGCTGCTGCTGGCGGGGGTGTTTTTCCTCGTGCTGGCGGTGCTGGCGTTCATGCAGACGTTCGGATACATCGCGTGA
- a CDS encoding lipoate--protein ligase family protein: protein MLEVIVEPNARSGADNMAMDESLLVSAIDKKTQTLRLYRWEEPTVSLGYFQKDDDPVLTGRFAGLPSVRRLSGGGALLHDRELTYSIALPDGHPLADAPTELYDQVHAALVALLNSLGAPAHVRGEKFNEPEPFLCFGRGDPRDIVLSGFKIVGSAQRRRKGAILQHGALLLERSPHAPEFPGLFDLAPETRQDDQPLMHAIATALQQIPALGQS from the coding sequence ATGCTGGAGGTCATCGTCGAACCCAACGCCCGCTCCGGCGCCGACAACATGGCCATGGATGAGTCCCTCCTCGTCTCCGCCATCGACAAGAAAACGCAGACCCTCCGCCTCTACCGCTGGGAAGAACCGACCGTGTCCCTCGGATATTTCCAGAAGGACGACGACCCCGTCCTCACAGGCCGCTTTGCAGGCCTCCCCAGCGTCCGCCGGCTCTCCGGCGGCGGCGCGCTCCTCCACGACCGCGAGCTGACCTACTCCATCGCTCTGCCGGATGGCCATCCGCTCGCCGACGCCCCTACCGAACTTTACGACCAGGTCCACGCCGCCCTCGTCGCGTTGCTCAACTCGCTCGGCGCGCCGGCCCATGTCCGCGGCGAAAAGTTCAACGAGCCCGAGCCGTTCCTCTGCTTCGGACGCGGCGACCCGCGCGACATCGTCCTTTCCGGCTTCAAGATCGTCGGCAGCGCCCAGCGCCGCCGCAAAGGCGCCATCCTCCAGCACGGCGCGCTCCTCCTCGAGCGCTCTCCCCACGCCCCCGAATTCCCCGGCCTCTTCGACCTCGCCCCCGAAACCCGCCAGGACGACCAACCGCTGATGCACGCCATCGCCACCGCCCTCCAACAGATCCCCGCACTGGGGCAGTCGTAA